A region from the Brevibacterium paucivorans genome encodes:
- a CDS encoding primosomal protein N' has translation MELPGFDHQLRIRGGLTPAPSQPVAAVLLETPVPHLARTFDYAVTDTLHDEAQPGARVRVKFSGRLMSGFIVARTDTTDHDGELHALERVTSPVPVLTPELLDLCTSLANKYAGTVPDVVRLAIPPRHAGGEKTALGADTSATPTFTDLPAPIADSETDFLTALRTWVQADGLVPGPRAAFAVPPGERPGLGWVHAALRATAEVVAADRSVLIVVPDQSSVEAVTSLLGPAAVTLTHEQGPQARWSAWVKAATGKARVVVGTRASAYVPMPDLGLIVMCFDDEDAFIEPRAPYCHARAVVCERVAQTQVATLFVDHARSVDVQRLVDAGWMGDVTLPRPRMRELTPVVLDSGFTRSIADFSSLPERAFDLMRQALGRAKTQGLVGPVLVQVPRTGYITLVVCERCRETVRCSCGAPIKAASVTGPFACSACGNRIDQVTCECGSTRFRSAGQGLETVHYELGRAFPGVPVVRSGGDRIISRVDPEPQIVVATTGAEPYTEGGYALALLFDTLWPGPSLRSTQTAIARRMRAVNLVRPAPGRVLVLDENPDIIRTLVHYDPVGWAQHELEIREELGMPPVVRTGEVSGTRAVVDQTLAQLKAIDGVKLFEEREGPPRSHYTRNSTDDDATITAVIGIERHASAQVTELLKRITTSAIMHGKPAPRIRIDDPDAL, from the coding sequence ATGGAATTACCCGGCTTCGACCACCAGTTGCGGATACGTGGGGGACTCACCCCGGCGCCGTCCCAACCCGTCGCGGCCGTCCTCCTGGAAACGCCCGTGCCGCACTTAGCGCGCACGTTCGACTACGCGGTCACCGACACCCTGCACGACGAAGCCCAACCGGGTGCGCGAGTGCGCGTGAAGTTTTCCGGCCGGCTCATGAGCGGGTTCATCGTGGCGCGCACGGACACTACCGATCACGACGGCGAACTCCACGCCTTGGAGCGCGTCACCTCACCCGTGCCAGTTCTCACGCCCGAACTTCTGGACCTGTGTACCTCGCTTGCGAACAAGTATGCGGGAACTGTCCCGGACGTAGTCCGGCTCGCCATCCCACCCCGCCACGCGGGCGGCGAGAAGACAGCGTTAGGGGCGGACACCTCGGCGACCCCCACCTTCACCGACCTCCCCGCGCCCATAGCCGACAGCGAAACGGACTTCCTCACCGCCTTGCGCACGTGGGTGCAGGCGGATGGGCTGGTGCCCGGACCTCGGGCGGCGTTCGCGGTGCCACCGGGGGAGCGGCCCGGGTTGGGGTGGGTGCATGCCGCCCTGCGGGCCACCGCCGAGGTCGTCGCGGCTGACCGCTCCGTGCTTATTGTGGTGCCCGACCAGTCCAGTGTCGAAGCCGTGACGTCGTTGCTGGGCCCGGCTGCCGTGACACTCACGCACGAACAAGGCCCGCAAGCACGCTGGTCGGCCTGGGTGAAAGCCGCGACCGGGAAGGCGCGCGTGGTGGTGGGCACCCGTGCCAGCGCGTATGTTCCCATGCCGGATTTGGGTCTCATCGTCATGTGTTTTGACGATGAGGACGCGTTCATCGAACCCAGGGCGCCTTACTGCCATGCCAGAGCTGTTGTGTGTGAACGTGTCGCGCAGACGCAGGTAGCCACCCTGTTCGTTGATCACGCACGTAGCGTCGACGTGCAACGCCTGGTGGACGCGGGGTGGATGGGTGACGTGACGCTGCCACGCCCACGGATGCGGGAACTCACACCGGTGGTCCTGGACTCGGGGTTCACCCGGTCAATCGCCGACTTCTCTTCGCTACCCGAACGGGCCTTCGACCTCATGCGCCAAGCACTGGGCCGGGCAAAAACCCAAGGGCTTGTGGGTCCGGTGCTTGTGCAAGTTCCGCGCACCGGATACATCACGCTTGTGGTGTGTGAGCGGTGCCGCGAAACCGTGCGCTGCTCATGTGGAGCACCCATCAAGGCGGCCAGTGTGACCGGCCCGTTTGCGTGTTCCGCGTGCGGGAACCGCATCGACCAGGTGACGTGCGAATGCGGGTCGACCCGATTCCGTTCGGCCGGCCAAGGCTTGGAAACCGTCCACTACGAGCTGGGGCGCGCATTCCCCGGCGTGCCTGTTGTGCGCAGTGGCGGTGACCGGATTATTTCGCGCGTGGACCCCGAACCGCAGATCGTCGTGGCCACCACCGGCGCTGAGCCGTACACGGAAGGCGGGTACGCTCTGGCACTGCTCTTTGACACGCTGTGGCCCGGCCCCAGTTTGCGCTCCACGCAAACCGCAATCGCCCGTCGCATGCGAGCCGTCAACCTGGTGCGTCCCGCACCCGGGCGCGTTCTAGTGCTGGACGAAAACCCCGACATCATCCGCACACTTGTCCACTACGACCCCGTGGGATGGGCTCAGCACGAACTCGAGATCCGCGAGGAACTGGGCATGCCACCCGTGGTGCGCACCGGTGAAGTGTCCGGGACGCGCGCCGTCGTTGACCAAACGCTGGCTCAACTGAAGGCCATCGACGGGGTGAAACTGTTCGAAGAACGCGAAGGACCACCCCGCTCCCACTACACACGCAACAGCACAGACGACGACGCAACTATCACCGCCGTCATCGGTATCGAACGACACGCGTCCGCCCAGGTGACGGAACTTCTCAAGCGGATTACCACCTCGGCGATCATGCACGGCAAACCCGCCCCCCGCATCCGGATAGACGACCCCGACGCCCTGTAG
- the coaBC gene encoding bifunctional phosphopantothenoylcysteine decarboxylase/phosphopantothenate--cysteine ligase CoaBC yields the protein MNIVLGVAGGIAAYKACHVVRLLKEQGHSVRVVPTEAALKFVGAPTWEALSGQPVATDVFDRVEEVQHVNVGHGADLVIVAPATADLLARARAGMGNDMLTATLLVTTCPVVYVPAMHTEMWLNPATQDNVATLRDRGAHVMEPASGRLTGADSGPGRLPEPADIVEYALSKAGETPPVGNHALAGTRVLISAGGTREPLDPVRYLGNRSSGKQGVALAQVALELGAHVTVCAANIASDVLEPIRGRATIVPVETTAELHEQCVAHGEKSDLIIMAAAVADYRPAEIAEHKMKKSGDDGMTLSLVQNPDILKDLVARFGDTKNIVGFAAETGTADDTPETLAQQKLLRKGCRALVFNSVAQGAVFGDDATSVIVYERHGSQVRELVRASGSKQEVSRVVMESVAQLLPS from the coding sequence GTGAATATCGTTCTGGGAGTCGCCGGGGGCATCGCCGCGTACAAAGCGTGCCATGTGGTCCGGTTGCTCAAAGAACAAGGGCACAGCGTGCGTGTCGTGCCCACCGAGGCGGCCCTGAAGTTCGTGGGAGCCCCCACTTGGGAAGCGCTGTCGGGCCAACCCGTGGCCACCGACGTTTTTGACCGCGTCGAAGAAGTCCAACACGTCAACGTGGGACACGGCGCCGACCTCGTGATCGTTGCGCCCGCAACCGCCGATCTTCTTGCCCGTGCCCGAGCCGGCATGGGCAATGACATGCTCACAGCCACCCTGCTTGTGACCACCTGCCCCGTGGTGTACGTGCCGGCGATGCACACCGAAATGTGGCTCAACCCAGCCACGCAAGACAATGTTGCGACCTTGCGCGACCGCGGTGCTCATGTCATGGAACCCGCATCGGGTCGTCTGACAGGGGCGGACTCCGGCCCCGGGCGTTTGCCTGAACCAGCAGACATCGTTGAGTACGCGCTTTCGAAGGCGGGGGAGACACCTCCGGTTGGAAACCACGCTCTCGCTGGAACTCGCGTGTTGATTTCCGCCGGTGGAACCCGCGAACCCCTGGACCCCGTGCGCTACTTGGGCAACCGCTCTTCAGGAAAACAAGGCGTTGCCTTGGCACAGGTTGCCCTGGAACTGGGCGCTCACGTGACCGTATGTGCGGCAAACATCGCCAGCGATGTACTTGAGCCCATCCGTGGCCGAGCCACGATCGTGCCAGTCGAAACCACCGCGGAACTTCATGAGCAATGTGTGGCGCACGGAGAAAAGTCCGACCTCATCATCATGGCAGCCGCCGTCGCAGATTACCGGCCGGCAGAAATCGCTGAACACAAGATGAAGAAGTCCGGCGATGACGGCATGACGCTGTCCTTGGTTCAGAATCCAGACATCCTCAAAGACCTTGTCGCACGGTTCGGTGACACCAAAAACATTGTGGGCTTCGCCGCCGAAACGGGAACAGCCGACGACACACCCGAAACTCTGGCTCAACAAAAACTTTTACGCAAAGGGTGTCGTGCGCTGGTGTTTAACAGCGTGGCACAGGGGGCAGTGTTCGGTGACGATGCCACCTCGGTCATTGTGTACGAGCGCCACGGAAGCCAGGTACGTGAGCTTGTACGCGCCTCAGGTTCCAAGCAGGAAGTGTCACGCGTTGTCATGGAGTCGGTAGCTCAGTTGCTGCCCAGCTAG
- the rpe gene encoding ribulose-phosphate 3-epimerase, which produces MKIHPSILSADFANLETELKRISNADMAHVDVMDNHFVPNLTFGPPVVERIKAVSPVPIDAHLMIADADRNAPVYAEMGCESVTFHLEAATAPVRLARELRRLGAQASVAIKPATPVEPLFDLLGEFDQVLIMTVEPGFGGQKFLDVCLPKVKRLRAAISEQNMKVNIQVDGGISASTLDQAVEAGANVFVAGSAVYGTENPAATIDELRAQALAHQ; this is translated from the coding sequence GTGAAAATTCACCCTTCTATTCTTTCTGCCGACTTCGCCAACCTCGAAACCGAACTCAAGCGCATCAGCAACGCCGACATGGCCCACGTCGATGTCATGGACAACCACTTCGTGCCCAACCTGACATTTGGCCCACCGGTGGTTGAACGGATCAAAGCCGTGTCGCCGGTTCCCATCGACGCTCACCTCATGATCGCCGACGCCGACCGCAACGCACCCGTGTACGCAGAAATGGGGTGCGAATCCGTGACGTTCCACCTCGAAGCCGCTACCGCTCCCGTGCGTCTAGCCCGGGAACTGCGCCGGCTGGGTGCGCAAGCCTCGGTGGCAATCAAGCCGGCCACCCCAGTCGAGCCGCTGTTCGACCTGTTAGGGGAGTTCGATCAAGTGCTCATCATGACGGTGGAGCCAGGCTTTGGCGGCCAGAAGTTCCTGGACGTGTGCCTGCCCAAGGTGAAGCGTCTGCGTGCAGCGATCTCCGAGCAGAACATGAAGGTCAACATCCAAGTTGATGGCGGAATCTCAGCTTCAACCTTGGACCAAGCAGTCGAAGCCGGGGCCAACGTTTTTGTCGCAGGCTCTGCCGTGTACGGAACCGAAAACCCCGCAGCCACGATCGACGAACTGCGCGCCCAAGCACTGGCTCACCAGTAA
- the rpoZ gene encoding DNA-directed RNA polymerase subunit omega produces the protein MSVQPEGITNPPIDDLLEKTESKYELVIEASRRARQINAYYAQLQEGLLENVGPLVTPEPNEKPLSIALREIDEDKIIIREATEADFETPEPEPAATDDLGFTFDQDVEA, from the coding sequence GTGTCCGTTCAACCTGAAGGCATCACCAACCCGCCTATTGACGACCTGCTCGAAAAGACCGAATCCAAGTACGAACTGGTCATCGAAGCATCCCGTCGTGCACGCCAGATCAACGCGTACTACGCACAGCTCCAGGAAGGTCTGCTCGAAAACGTGGGTCCGCTGGTGACACCAGAACCCAACGAGAAGCCTCTGTCGATCGCACTGCGTGAAATCGACGAAGACAAGATCATCATCCGCGAGGCAACCGAAGCCGACTTCGAAACTCCGGAACCTGAACCTGCTGCTACCGACGACCTCGGTTTCACTTTTGACCAGGACGTCGAAGCCTAA
- the metK gene encoding methionine adenosyltransferase has product MKSLRYFTSESVTEGHPDKICDQISDAVLDNLLAQDQRSRVAVETLVTTGLVHVAGEVTTDGYADVATIARDVITGIGYTNSDMGFDGHSCGVTVSIGSQSTNISDGVTTSIEARAGGNDPLERLGAGDQGLMFGYADNATSELMPMPIHLAHRMSQRLSEVRKNGTVDYLRPDGKTQVTIGYDGDKAVSVDCVVLSSQHAEGTDHRQLESDIREHVINPILADSGLDTSGTEFWINPAGPFTVGGPMGDAGLTGRKIIVDTYGGFARHGGGAFSGKDPSKVDRSGAYAMRWVAKNVVAAGLADRAEVQVAYAIGKSHPVGLYVETFGTEKEDPARIEKAIDEVFDLRPAAIIRELALNRPIYNLTSTYGHFGRELPEFTWENTDRAEALTQAI; this is encoded by the coding sequence GTGAAAAGCTTGCGTTACTTTACTTCCGAATCGGTTACCGAAGGGCACCCCGACAAAATCTGCGACCAGATTTCTGACGCAGTTCTGGACAATCTGCTGGCGCAAGACCAGCGGTCCCGTGTCGCAGTCGAAACCCTGGTCACAACCGGCCTCGTTCACGTAGCCGGTGAAGTTACTACCGATGGCTACGCCGATGTGGCCACGATTGCACGTGACGTCATCACCGGAATCGGATACACCAACTCAGACATGGGATTCGACGGGCACTCGTGCGGTGTCACCGTGTCGATCGGCTCGCAGTCCACCAACATCTCCGACGGTGTCACCACCTCGATCGAAGCCCGCGCCGGCGGGAACGATCCACTGGAACGTCTGGGCGCTGGAGACCAAGGACTCATGTTCGGATACGCCGACAACGCGACTTCTGAACTCATGCCCATGCCTATCCACCTCGCCCACCGCATGTCCCAACGACTCTCCGAAGTGCGCAAGAACGGCACCGTGGACTATCTGCGACCCGACGGCAAAACTCAGGTGACGATCGGCTACGACGGCGACAAGGCCGTGAGCGTGGACTGCGTGGTGCTGTCCTCGCAGCACGCGGAAGGTACCGACCACCGCCAACTGGAAAGCGACATCCGCGAGCACGTCATCAACCCCATCTTGGCAGACTCCGGACTGGACACCTCGGGCACGGAATTCTGGATCAACCCCGCAGGGCCCTTCACCGTGGGTGGCCCAATGGGTGACGCGGGGCTCACCGGCCGCAAGATCATCGTGGACACCTACGGCGGTTTCGCCCGTCACGGAGGTGGCGCGTTCTCGGGTAAGGACCCATCCAAGGTGGACCGCTCGGGCGCCTACGCGATGCGGTGGGTCGCCAAGAACGTCGTGGCAGCCGGACTGGCCGACCGCGCTGAAGTTCAGGTGGCCTACGCGATCGGGAAGTCGCACCCCGTGGGCTTGTACGTAGAAACGTTCGGCACGGAAAAAGAAGACCCCGCGCGCATCGAAAAAGCGATCGATGAAGTGTTCGACCTGCGACCGGCAGCCATCATTCGCGAACTCGCGCTCAACCGCCCCATCTACAACCTGACCAGCACGTATGGTCACTTTGGGCGCGAACTTCCCGAATTCACGTGGGAAAACACCGACCGCGCAGAAGCCCTCACACAAGCAATCTAA
- the fmt gene encoding methionyl-tRNA formyltransferase, with the protein MRIVFAGTPSVAVPALHALREHHNVVAVLTRPDAPVGRKRIMTPSPVKTAALDAGIDVIEASQVNDEVCERIAQYQPDAGAVVAYGALLKDNALSLPTHGWFNLHFSMLPAYRGAAPVQWALINGDTTTGLTVFQLDRGMDTGPVLDQREYPLPSKDAGDMLEEFAHAGAQQLTQALTRLENGDATLEPQSGEATYAPKLSAQDAHLNFALPARELVARSHGVSPMPGPWSTIDGKRAKLAGLSETQVQVPAGEIRELDGQILIGTGTTAVQVERIQPFGKPMMDAHDFVRGNANAVFDVEGQ; encoded by the coding sequence GTGAGAATCGTCTTTGCTGGAACCCCATCCGTCGCAGTGCCCGCACTCCACGCCCTGCGTGAACACCACAACGTGGTCGCCGTGCTCACCCGGCCCGACGCGCCGGTGGGACGCAAACGCATCATGACCCCCAGCCCGGTCAAAACCGCGGCCCTGGACGCCGGAATCGACGTGATCGAAGCGTCACAGGTCAACGACGAGGTGTGTGAACGCATAGCCCAGTACCAGCCAGACGCCGGAGCCGTTGTGGCCTACGGGGCGCTTCTGAAAGACAACGCGCTTTCGCTACCCACGCACGGCTGGTTCAACCTGCACTTCTCCATGCTCCCGGCTTACCGCGGCGCCGCACCCGTGCAATGGGCGCTCATCAACGGCGACACGACAACCGGCCTCACCGTGTTCCAACTGGACCGGGGCATGGACACCGGGCCGGTGCTGGACCAACGCGAATACCCGCTACCCAGCAAAGACGCTGGCGACATGCTCGAAGAGTTCGCCCACGCTGGAGCACAGCAACTCACACAGGCGCTCACGCGACTCGAAAACGGTGACGCCACTTTGGAACCACAATCGGGCGAGGCGACGTACGCACCCAAGCTCAGCGCGCAAGACGCACACCTGAACTTCGCCCTGCCGGCCCGCGAACTCGTGGCCCGCAGCCACGGCGTGTCACCCATGCCAGGGCCGTGGTCAACGATCGACGGCAAACGCGCCAAACTCGCCGGGCTCAGCGAAACCCAGGTTCAGGTTCCGGCAGGGGAGATCCGCGAACTCGACGGCCAGATTCTCATCGGAACGGGAACCACCGCAGTCCAGGTAGAACGCATCCAGCCGTTTGGAAAACCCATGATGGACGCCCACGACTTTGTGCGCGGCAACGCCAACGCCGTGTTTGACGTAGAAGGACAGTAA
- a CDS encoding transcription antitermination factor NusB: protein MTDASDRKNNSRGSRGGRGPGGRGRGGKKFQGHRERPKANPRVIAWEVLRDVDLNDAYANLLLPAKLERTRMSGPDAAMCTEMTYGTLRARRFYDAIIEKVSDRPVDQIEAAVLNAMRLGAHQILAMRVADHAAVSETVGVISKNADSKIANRAAGFVNAILRRITEKSREEWLEVVTEGLSDDERLEISTSHPAWIIRSLRQALVANGRNAEELTQLLEAHNTPARVCLSVLDGTRDQVAQKHGEPTELSPIGVTLTHGDPAHVDAVASGHARVQDEGSQLVALALVEAEAHEDPSDPWLDLCAGPGGKTSVLAAHAGNKKVDAVDASAHRTELVKDSTRAFDNVQAVNDDGREFAAAHPNTYARVLVDVPCSGLGALRRRPEARWRRKPSDIGALGGVQRDLLRTAIEATKSGGVIAYTTCSPHVAETLMVIEDIVKKQPVTVMDAPEVVAQLSGKPAQTFESATVASGRVVQLWPHIHSTDGMFLALLKKD from the coding sequence GTGACAGACGCATCAGATCGCAAGAATAACTCGCGTGGCTCGCGCGGAGGTCGTGGGCCAGGGGGCCGCGGCCGAGGTGGTAAGAAGTTTCAGGGTCACCGGGAACGTCCCAAGGCGAACCCCCGGGTGATCGCGTGGGAGGTTCTGCGCGATGTGGACCTCAACGATGCGTACGCAAACTTGTTGTTGCCCGCTAAACTTGAGCGCACACGCATGAGTGGGCCGGATGCGGCCATGTGTACGGAAATGACGTACGGAACCCTGCGTGCCCGACGGTTCTACGACGCCATCATCGAAAAAGTGTCTGACCGTCCCGTTGATCAGATCGAAGCCGCCGTGCTCAACGCAATGCGCCTTGGCGCCCATCAAATCCTGGCCATGCGCGTGGCAGATCACGCTGCCGTCTCTGAAACCGTGGGCGTGATCAGCAAGAACGCTGACAGTAAGATTGCGAACCGCGCCGCCGGGTTCGTCAACGCGATTCTGCGCCGGATCACGGAGAAGTCCCGCGAAGAATGGCTCGAGGTCGTGACTGAAGGGCTCAGTGACGACGAACGCCTGGAAATCTCCACCTCCCACCCGGCCTGGATCATTCGGTCACTTCGCCAAGCACTTGTTGCCAACGGGCGAAACGCCGAGGAACTCACACAACTGCTCGAAGCCCACAACACGCCTGCCCGCGTGTGCCTATCCGTTCTGGACGGAACCCGCGACCAGGTAGCGCAGAAGCACGGCGAACCCACCGAACTCTCGCCCATCGGAGTGACCCTCACCCACGGCGACCCCGCGCACGTGGATGCCGTTGCCAGCGGGCACGCCCGGGTTCAGGACGAAGGGTCACAGCTCGTCGCCCTGGCGCTCGTGGAAGCGGAAGCCCACGAAGACCCTTCTGACCCATGGCTTGACCTGTGCGCGGGCCCAGGAGGAAAGACCTCGGTGCTGGCCGCGCACGCGGGCAACAAGAAGGTGGACGCGGTCGACGCCTCGGCACACCGTACGGAACTCGTGAAAGACTCCACCCGCGCGTTCGACAACGTGCAGGCAGTTAACGACGACGGTCGCGAATTCGCGGCGGCCCACCCCAACACGTACGCCAGGGTGCTGGTCGACGTGCCGTGCTCCGGCCTCGGAGCGCTCCGACGTCGCCCCGAAGCCCGGTGGCGCCGCAAACCCAGCGACATTGGCGCGCTTGGGGGAGTCCAACGCGATCTTCTGCGCACTGCGATCGAAGCCACCAAATCCGGCGGGGTCATCGCCTACACCACATGCTCACCGCACGTGGCAGAAACCCTGATGGTGATCGAAGACATCGTGAAGAAGCAGCCGGTGACGGTCATGGACGCCCCCGAGGTGGTTGCCCAGCTGTCCGGAAAGCCGGCCCAAACTTTTGAATCAGCAACCGTAGCTTCCGGACGTGTGGTGCAACTGTGGCCACACATCCACTCGACCGACGGAATGTTCCTAGCCCTTCTGAAGAAAGACTGA